DNA from Triticum aestivum cultivar Chinese Spring chromosome 7D, IWGSC CS RefSeq v2.1, whole genome shotgun sequence:
aaaccctgcactgtcatgggatgaaaggaagctttgggaggtgatgactgcttgtgtgatcatgcacaacatgatcgtcgaggacgagcgtgatgagagtatcttcgaccaaggatttgattatcaaggtgaaaatattgagctcctgcaccaagacccggccacatttgaacagtttgcctaattccaccgtgagatgcgtgattgacacactcatttgaatcttcaaaatgacttggttgagcacgtgtggatcacattggcaaccaatagatgtattggttcattttatgttcattcaaaacaattttgatttggttgtaaaactattttattagagacaattttgattgggttgtaaaactatttttattttcagacaattaatatttggacatgcaaacttgttttgatatgaaaatatgaacatttttggccctggcggacaggatggggcaaacggatgcggccgcgcgccctgcgcgctgggcgcacggccactgcATCCCAGAACAGGCCCGGacatgaccccattgccctacccaaacggaccgaTTCCGGGCAAAGCGGACGTCCGTTtgaggtcgcgcggtggagttggcctaaatcCGGAGTGATTTCCTCTGCTGTTGTTATTCTGTCGGATCTCGGACGAGAGCCTGCAAACCCTAGTCCCGCTCGCTTCACTCTTCTTGCCCGCGGCAGGCCCAAAATCCAGTTCCCCTCTCCCATTCCCACCGCCGGCCGGCCGCCACATCCGCGCCAATGGCCTCGCCTTCGCCTCCCCCCACGCCGCCCACCGCCGACGAGCCTCCGCCTCCGCCTACTCCTGACGGAGATGCCCCCTCCCCGCCCACGGACGCCGAATCCCCCCCGCCGCTCCCGGAGGCCGACGCCCCTGCCGCGCCGCCCccggacgccgacgccgacgccccgCCTCTGCAGCAGCCGCACCTCCCGGACGGCATCCTGGAGGACATCTTCCTGCGGCTCACGACGGCAGCAGACGTCGCGCGGGCGTCGGCCGCCTGCGCCTCCTTCCGGGCCATCACGTCGGCCCTCCCGTTCCGGCGCCGCTTCCGCGCGCTCCACAGGGCCCCGGTGCTCGGCTTCCTCCGGGAGGACTTCTACGCGGCGCGCCCGCCGCACCCATCCGCCCCGGCCGCGCGCGCCCTCGCGCGGGCAGCCGActtcgccttctccttcctccccgacGACGCCGCGTGCTGGAGCCCCCGGGACGCGCGCGACGGCCGCGTGCTCTTCTCCGCCGTGCCCAGCTCCCACGGCCGCGGCAGCTTCGCCGACGCCACCTCCACCACCTTCGTCGACCTCGTCGTCGCCGACCCGCTCTCCCGCCGCTGCGTCCGCGTCCCGCCCGTGCCCGACGACCTGGCGGCCCCCGTTCTGCGGTGGGGCATGCTCGACTTCGAGCCCTTCCTCGCGCCGGCCAGCGCCGAGGACCTGCGCGACGAGGGCGCGCCCTTCAGGGTCATCGGCAAGGTGCTGTGCGAGGACAGGGTCGCCGTGTTCGCCTTCTCCTCGCGCACCGGTGAGTGGCGCAGCCACGGCTCGAGCGAGCTGTCCAACGACTTTGCGCTGGACGCGCTGTATGAGCGGCGCCACTATGTGCAGGGCTGCTTCTGCTGGCTGTTGGAGTGGATGGAGAAGCTGCTCATGCTCGATGCTGGTGCGATGGAGTTCTCCATCGTGGACCTCCCGCCCGGCAACGACGAGCGGCGGTTCGCCATTTTGGAGGCAGGGCAAGGCAGGATTGGGCTGCTAAATATTGGGAGGAACACATTGGACTTGTACTATAAGGCCTGGCCAGGCAAACGCAATGGAGAGTGGCAACACGAAACGAAAGAGCACCCACTGCCTGACTATCACTGGCGCATCATAGGTTCTGATGAGGAGTACTTGCTCCTGAGAGGGATTTCACTTGATTGGCCCTGGTTCGGGAGCGCTTCATCGGAGAGTCCGGATATTGAGTATTTTGCACTGGAGCTCAAGGCATTGCAACTCGAGAGGATGTACGTGTCCAAGCACAAAATGTTGCATGCTCACCTGTATAGGGGCTACCCGCCGCAGATCTCGGCACCAACTCTATGAACTGGTAAACTTGCTACCATATCATCCTCTTGTTTTCagcagttggggggggggggggggggggggggagtttccatTGCTTTGAAAGCCATATTTGCTATTCCCTCTGTCCACAAAATTACATTGTATTAGACCATTAGCCATGGGCACAAACCACACAATAACTATTGGATATGCTAAAAGTCAATTATCATCATTCCTTTCTCTTGCTCCAAAGTTCCCCCGCATGTTTTCTTTCCAAGGAGGCAAGGTTCGCTTGTTCATGGGAGTTTTGGGCATAATAGGAAATGTGAAGAAGAAGTGCCTACAAAATTGTCAACTGAGCATTGAAGGACAAAAAAATTTTGAAGTGACCTACATTTGTTTCCAAGGGAGTAATTAACTAGCTGTATGcacttgtcctttttcttttctttagttCCTACATGGGCATTTTCGTGGCTGCAACACACATATACATGCCAAAGATATATCAGGAAAAATGGTCCTGGTGCCATTTACATACTCTGTTTTTTAATATAGAGCAGTAGGAGCCTCTCCCGCTGCAACTTCTCAAAAAAGAAGGTTAATATTGTTTTTGCAAACATACAAGACTCTTGTTAATGATTCAGTACTGTATGCCATCCATGGTTGAGAATTGCTAATTTGCACTAGTGGTTTCAGGTTTACAACATTGCTATCACTTTTACATCGCTGCCATACAGCAGGTGACAACTATTATCTCATTAACTCTTTTAGTAAATTTGATATGGTAGATGAAAACAACTTGGTATTATTGCTTCACTTATCCGGTAGTGAGCAAATGGAGAGAGTTTTAATTGATTTTAAAGTAATGTTCAGGATAACGGTAACGGGTACCATCTCGGTCGGGTGCTGAATAGGGATTAATTGGCGAATCGGCCATTTAACTGAATTTATTGgcaggttaactagggccataccAAACATACAGCTAAATATTTGTGTTAGCCATATTCTGCTTGTCCCTCTACTatcctttttctcttttctttctccATAAGTCACGTTTGGGCTGTCCTCGCCGCTGCAAAGCTGAAGCCCATTCAGCCCACTAGGGTTCCAGCGGTGGGTGTGTAAAAGACCCCCCCTGTGCAGCCACTCTCCTTGTCTCTTCCTTCTTCCCCTTCTCCAGCCGCCACCTTCTTCCTCTCTTCTCTTTCCCTTCCCAGAGCACGCCCCCAGCTCCTGCTTTCTCTCATCCTCTGTGTCACACCGAGcgcctgtcatctctctgcttgtctCCACTCTGAGGGAGCTGCACCGCCGTGGGAACTGACCGGCGGCTGCTTGAATCGTGAGTGGGAGCCTGAACCCCCCCAAAACTGGAGATGTGCACGGGCTGGGAAATTTTGGGCTTTGGCAGCCCAAAACTGCAGCCAGTTAATCTCTGCTCACCCAAAAATTTGGTCTGACAACCGATTTTTTGGCCTGTCAGACTGATTACCTACCTGGGCGATTTTCTCAGCTGAATAGGTTTTTCGCATCGGCCACCCTCCGAGACATGATTAACTGGCCAGTTAACTGTTATCTCGGCCGATATTTGGAACACTGTTTTAAAGCATATTTGATATTCCTTCCGTCCACAAAAGTACATTGTATTTGACTATCAGCAATGGGCCCAGTAAAATGAATAGGCTAAATTATCATCATTCCTTTCTATTGCTCCTGAGTGCCCCTGCATGTTTTCTTTCCAAAGAGGCAACTCTGCTGATGGGAGTAATAGTTTGGGGGCATAATAGGAAATGTGGATTAAAATGTCTACAAAATTGTGAATAGAGCATAGTGAAGGACAAAAAATGGCCAAGTGACCTACATTTGTTTGGAAGGGAGTAACTGATTAGCTGTACACACTTCTCTTTAGCTCCTACATGAGCATTTTCGTGGCTGTGACACTTCTCCATGCCAAAGATATAGCAGGAAAAATGGTTCTGGTGCCATGTGCATGCCTTTTTTTTAATATAGAACAGTGGGAGCCTTTCCTGCTGTAAGTTATCAAAAAAGAAAGTTGATATTGTTTTTTGGAAAGATACATGTGGCAACTTGATAATCTGCCCTAAATCCGAGATTCTGTTCCTGTAATGCTTTTGATGAGCATTTTTGCCATTTCCTGTTGTGAATTTGTTTTCTTTTGCCAAAAACTAGGGCAATGGTCTCAGGTTGGAAATTGAGTGGTGGCGTGTTGTCTATTGCAGGTTACATATCCTTCGCCCTTGAATGTGGAGAAGTGGCTACAAAACTGTGAGCAGAGCACATTGAAGGACACAAAGTTCGAGCACATTGAAGGTTACATATCCTTTGTCCTGTGTATTGCCGCTGGAGAAGTGGTGAATGAGTTGGTGTGGTTGTCTGACGGCAAGAAGCGTGTCAGTGGAGGCCGGAAGTTTGCCGCTGGCGGCAGATGGTGGAAGTCAGGATGGCCGCTGCGAAGGGATGCCCAACCTTATGTGCCAGTTGGGCGTTATCGGGCGCCAGCGATCTTTCTTGAGCTGCGTCTTGACCCACAGTTTGTCTACATCGACTTACGTTGGCTGTTTTCTGGCTTAGGTCATTCTATATATTCTTGCCATCCCAAAGCATGTTTTGGAGAGTCCGCTTTGGCGCCGAAGTTTGTAGCAATTTGCAGGATACTAGATCCAACTTGACAAATGTGGCAACCCTGGTTTTTCTCCCCACTGCTGGCAGCATGTGAGACCAGCTCAGCTGATGAGCTAACATTGAGAGAGTTTATGGCCAGTTCAGTGGGTGGTGGCTCTGGTTTCTTTCTGACCTGGTGCAGTGGAGGCTGTTTATTCATGGCCAGAGTCCCAACTCCACCAAGTCACGGAGATGACCTTTTGGTAGCCAGCGTGTATGCATGTATTAGAGTATGTATTATGTATGTAACCTGGATGGCCTATGGCCTCGTTgtatctttttgttgttgttgagaaaCAACCTTGTTgtatctttttgttgttgttgagaaaCAGCCTTGTTGTATCTTGGTGTGTTAATGTAGTTTAGCGACAATCTATCTTAGTTTGGATTTGGATGCCCATATAAATAATAGGAtgacgataactgccacacgtgagggtttagggtttaggcCATCTTTCGTGTGGTGTCTAAGAGGACGAGCCCACACGCCTACGTGCGGGCAAAATAACTAGCGCCCACACGCTTCTTTTTTTTCTTGCGGTCCCTCTctcacacgcctacgtgtgggcaaaatgcaTAATGCCCACACGACCTCTCTTAGCCACCTACCTCACGGTCCCGCACGCCCCACGTGACAGTCACCATGCGTCctcgcagttgccatggtccggatcctcttcaatgtccgttcaactgcagttgccatgtcggacaactacaattgccatagttgctcaactgcagttgccatctcaggtcaagtgccgGATGCCATTTTGGACAATTGCAACTGTTGCCATGTATGGTtctggtttactatagttgccatgatttgaaaactttagaggttgtcacctactaacactaagcagttgccatgtatggtctggtttactacagttgccatgatttgaaaacctgGAGttacctactaacactaggcagttgccgtgtagcgctacaaagagacatggcaaaacaacatgttcgggtaaaagagagagttgccatctgcttacaagcacactagggtagttgccgtgtaccctgcaaaacacatggcagctgacatgttcgggtaaaaaaaaagagttgtcatctgcttacaagcacgctagggccatgtacactgcaaaacgcatggcaactggcagcttgggtatggagagaggagacgggcgtgtgggcgagatggcaaatgcccacacaccagcccttgtgcgtgagtgaaaactggcgtgtgggcgaactgctaaacgcccacacaccgacCCCTCTGTGTGGTGAAACGAACGTGTGGGCGACcgggtgaatgcccacacaccagcccagtcctacgtggcaccacaaacatgccaagattcgtgcacccacaaacggacgcggatccacgcgtgtgggcgagatgcaaacgcccacacacGTGGGCGTTAGTGTTTTTGAAATAATAATGTATTTACCACCTGTCCATCCATACAAGGGATTATTTGATTGAGCATCCTATAAAAAGAAAATCTCAAataataagtgccacacgtgtgactCGAAGCACTCCGGCCTTGACGTTTTTTTACAACTGAAGTTGCCatccgaaaagaaaaaaaaacctaaAAAAACTAAAACTTGCCATCCGAAAAGAAGTTGACATCCTTGCGTCAATAGACTTGTCATAAAaacattaccgaaaaaggctttcgccccgcttaataaataaagcaaaccgccaagaGCACGCATACATGGACTAGTTCAGAACACACACACCCAGGTCACACAACAAGGAGTacaaaggttctgctgagggcacagctcaacaagcccaaaaaaaAAACAAAGAGGCGGCCGCAGCCGGTGACGACGAACACGCCCGGCGTCTAATCAGGCTCTGGGGGTGGCGGAGGGAGCGGCGGCGATaggcggacggccatcgagcggaggtcggcgatgaaggtggagatggcgtcccggtcctgaggatggctaagcggccgccagagctgcaagaaaCCAGACAATTTGAATAGAGCGTCAGTAGCCCGTCGGAGAGGGACGtgctgaatcacaagcttattgcggatCGTCCAGAGGGTCCACGCGAGTGCCCCAATCtcgagccacctaatgtggcgagagggCAGGGGGGAGTTCTGTAGTTCGGTgaagaggtcggggaagttggtgtggcaccaatCACCACCCACCACCTCTCTAAAGCAGCTCCAAACGAATTGAGCGGACACacaggagaagaagatgtgattgGAATCTTCGGGGGTACCACACAGCGGGCAGAGGCCAGACCCAGGGCTGTTGCGCTTGCGAACCTCCACCCCAGACGGGAGCCGtccgcggatccattgccacatgaatatCTGGATTTTCAGTGGCAAGCGGATGGACCACACCGCCAAAGGGGGGGGGCGGGGCGAGGGGGCGATGGCCAGATAgagggacttggtggagaattggccGAAGGCTCAAGGCGCCACCGGACCTCATCCGGGCCAGCATCCACAACCGGCTCGTGGAGGGCGATGCAGTCAagcagtgtcaggaccccgattccaagtcacatcgatctagccggtaacgcctcatatcactttgcggcctcacgcccggtattcccacgggtgtcgccttaccatggcccgggaccgtttgcgccttttggctcacgtatatgatagtgtcgctagcatccatatgacagagaacccgggccgacatgactagtcgtgaacccaaagtggcactaacttacggggacaggcatacatgaatcaacatcgagcatgtcggtcagcagcgtgcgaatccgggctgtagcactgggctaacaggactccggtgaaccgggctgtagcaggctaggcaggactccggatgtcaccgcgtgacatttccccaaagggacagacacaggaacgaagtgaatcacatgcgggccagtcaagtgtttcggagcagtagtgctgggctagcaggactccggtgaaccgggctgtagcggactactatggctcatggaagcacaagactacatttccccataagagaggctaccaaggataaacaactaggttgtcggatcccacacataccaagcatttcaatcatacacacaatatggtcgatatgtgtagatacaacatggcatcacaacaagactctacgactcaagtatttattcattaggctccgaggagcgagatattacaaacatgggtctcatgacccaacattcagagcatacaagtcaaagcacatgcggaagcttaacatgtctgagtacagacatctacaaatgaaaaaggctgagaagcctgactatctaccagatcctgccgagggcacaagatcgtagctgaggtaacaagctaaacgtcgaagtccacgtggaactactagcgagactggcgtctctctgcaaaacataaaataggcaaacgtgagtacaaatgtacccagcaagacttacatcagaactagctacatatgcattatcaacaaagggagtggtggagtttaacagcaagccagctttgactcggtggctatcctgaactacgactgtaagtaactcttttgaggtggcgcacacgagtccacatattcaccatatcaatacaccactatggatccgctcccgtcactctacgagaaggccatccatagcactcacgcttatcttgcgcattttagagtatccactttcacttgtctatgaactgttataggcaacccagaagtcctttaccgcgaacacggctattcgaatagatgatgttaaccctgcaggggtgtacttcttcacacacgctctcgccacttaccgccatgtacttcaagcggaagcctggcgagggtgtcggccacggcctacctaaacactcaagtctctagtccaggtttatcgcctattcaggttccatccgcagggagtccggccgaagtttccacatacggccccgaacgatgttaGCAGGGTTCcggagacaccaaacaggcgcccggtacaccgtgccacgtgcctaccgcatcatagcccaccccgcgggtcagtgctgcgcacggcctccagcgtactacaaacaccagaaactacttgcaactcctggacagaggacaagggtggttaagaagccgagagagtcaattaaggatcccaatgtgtggtagtagctgttcatggatcacaaacacagaactcagttcctgaggacggtttcaatgagacaacccaccatgtactcctacatggcctctcaccgctacctttaccaaatcgtgttcacacacttagctcacacacagtaggacatgttcatcaccattccaattcattcccgatgaatcagacctggcacaactctaagcaatagcaggcacgacaaacaagcatgaatgagtaggtacatcagggctcaaacaactcctactcatgctagtgggtttcatctatttactgtggcaatgacaggtcatgcagaggataaggggttcaactaccgcagcaagtaacagatgaatcgttgttgtcctaatgcagtaaaagagagcaggagcgagagagtgggattatattggaatgaacaaggggtttttgcttgcctgtcacttctgaagataatatagttctccatcggtgtcatcgatcacatcgtcgaagcaacgtctagtGAGAGGGGACATTTACCGGCAAcacagagaaaacacaatcaatgcaatgcaacaatgtgatgcatgaatatgacatggcaaaatgagtgtgttgggctaatgcatctacaaccagggtggtttgagctcatttgaatcaaagattcaaatacaaactcaagttatgggtttataaagtgcattaacatgttttgagctaaaaagcaaggttaggttgcttgaacatgcatgaaaccagcacAAATGGATggactggatttttctgatcatttttcatatataatttatttcatttggagttacggtttaatttctatgaattttagaagttttgggcattttctggaatttctgaattattttaaatccaaaaaatgattaactgcgtcagcattgcgtcatgctggcgtcagcaggtcaacagggctgccccgggtcaaacctgacgtgtggggtccacacgtcagtgtcacagtgtTAAATAGAGGGGGTTATTTCTAATCTAATTAatattagtggcgctggggcccactgtcagcgtcaggGATTAGTTAAATGGTGGTTAgcattaagctaatcacctggtaggtcgggcccgcatgtcaggccggcgaggtcatcgCCGGCGATTTCTGGACGCGGCGGTGTCCGCGAttcaggccacgggggcggcgactaagggcaccggggcgtagcccgggctctcgcgcatccaggggaggcgacgggaggacgcggggtggccggagctcgccggagcggagctcggggcggcggccgaaaCACGGCTCCGGGCGGGATGTGGCTGCAGGGCACGGCAGGGGCTGCGGAGggcctctacggcctcctggcgtcaccaggagcacggtgacgcgcgcgggagCGGCTGGCTCGGGCTCTGGTCACGGTGgcgccatggacggcggcgaggtgctcgcAGGTTCGACAGGTAGCAGGCTACGGCGCGCAAGCAaaggaacggagagggggaaacggacggtgagctcacgtggatcccgtagaggtggacgacgagctcggggaaggccgaacggcgacgaatttgacggcggcgatctgcGGCACCGATGAGGAAGACGACGTCGAGGGCAGCTCTGCTGGGCGTCCTGGCTTGCGTGAGTCgtcagagaggtcgaggacggcagcgcggagctaatgggcttgtcggagaggcgaggcagtggcggtgggcgcggcaacggcgtgcggcggcgagggcagcgctcgggcgcggtgagagagagcgagggagaggaggggaaagaGCTTGAGAGGGCGAGAGGGGGATCCAGACGGCTCCAGGGGTCGCGTGGCAACTCCAGGGCATCGAGGGGGaagcggcaggaagcaggaggtggccggggcgcgtgggcgcgcacggcggccacacgcctctcgtcctgctggcgagaggtgggagatgactggcagcggcgctgggctgggccggccaggtgggatgcctactgggccGTCCAGGCGAGCTGGGTGGTGGGTTGCGGCCAGGTAAGTCCTttcccttttattttctgttttgttttatttctgcaagtttgtggcatttctaaaaattcttaggcattttcaaaaatcaccaaacttcacatgcccactgtttagaacataaccaacatggaacatttcagtttaggattatttggacatttgaaatattttatagcatttaaatgcccaaatgcaaataggtaatgatttaattcagtgaccttatgtgtcctagaaaaatgtgaaccaattttggcagaggttctggaccaagacaaaaatgatggacattttagaagggcatttcaggttcattgaaaaagattttagtaaaccccagttgttttcagggggggtgctgggggttctgtcatccccatttcaactttctgtgaaaagtaaacatgatgcaacaccagatgctagcactaggcattactagaactagggatgtgacaagcagCTCGTGCCAAGCGGCGGCCTCCGGAGGCCCAAATGGGCTCCGGaaagcgaggcgccctaagtcaataagggccctctcTACAGAGATTGTGGGGGCGAAAGCGAcggagaagaggtcggggaagcgaGCCGCGAAGGGGGAGTCACCCGCCCAGCGGTCAAACCAGAACAAAGTCGCCGCCCCCGATCCAACCAAGATGGACATTCCGATACGGAGGACGGGAAGCAGTTGGATGACCGACTGCCAAAACTGGGAACCGCCGGACCTTTGACAGAAGGCCAGGGGTTGCCCACGAAGGTACTTGTTCCGGATGATGTCCAACCATAGGGCACCATGCCCTTGCGAAATGCGCCAAAGCCAGCGGGAAAGGAGGGCAATATTCATGCGCTTAGAGCACATGATACCGAGGCCTCCTTGATCATGGGGCTTGCAGATGTCCGGCCAGCTAACCATATGGTACTTTTGCTTATTATTATCGCTAGCCCAATAGAATCGAGATTGGATTTTGACGATCTCATGGTGAAGAGTCTCGtgaaggctgtagaagctcatgaggaacaagAGGAGGCTAGAGA
Protein-coding regions in this window:
- the LOC123165133 gene encoding uncharacterized protein, producing MASPSPPPTPPTADEPPPPPTPDGDAPSPPTDAESPPPLPEADAPAAPPPDADADAPPLQQPHLPDGILEDIFLRLTTAADVARASAACASFRAITSALPFRRRFRALHRAPVLGFLREDFYAARPPHPSAPAARALARAADFAFSFLPDDAACWSPRDARDGRVLFSAVPSSHGRGSFADATSTTFVDLVVADPLSRRCVRVPPVPDDLAAPVLRWGMLDFEPFLAPASAEDLRDEGAPFRVIGKVLCEDRVAVFAFSSRTGEWRSHGSSELSNDFALDALYERRHYVQGCFCWLLEWMEKLLMLDAGAMEFSIVDLPPGNDERRFAILEAGQGRIGLLNIGRNTLDLYYKAWPGKRNGEWQHETKEHPLPDYHWRIIGSDEEYLLLRGISLDWPWFGSASSESPDIEYFALELKALQLERMYVSKHKMLHAHLYRGYPPQISAPTL